In Bradyrhizobium sp. 1(2017), one DNA window encodes the following:
- a CDS encoding ABC transporter permease — MQSTLAINLARIAIIVAVLALWEVLSRTGIVNARLLPSASDTFVTLGDLLQRAAVQKDLMVTATEVLTAFALAVPFGALIGFLVAENRYFADVAKPLLFFAFSIPKSIFLPMFILVFGVGFAQKVGFGFFSTIFIVIMSTTTAVESVKVEHLTVARSYGATPMQTAFRVYLPSMLPVLLEALRISMIFNLTGVILAEMYASRDGIGHQIATWGENFQMKQLLAGVVMVAAIAMTFNELVRWVETRCSHWRT; from the coding sequence ATGCAGAGCACGCTCGCCATCAACCTTGCGCGGATCGCGATCATCGTCGCGGTCCTGGCGCTGTGGGAGGTGCTGTCGCGCACCGGCATCGTCAATGCGCGCCTGCTGCCGTCGGCGTCCGACACCTTCGTGACGCTCGGCGACCTGCTTCAGCGCGCGGCCGTGCAGAAGGACCTGATGGTCACCGCGACCGAGGTGCTGACGGCGTTCGCGCTGGCCGTGCCCTTCGGCGCGTTGATCGGCTTCCTGGTCGCGGAGAACCGTTACTTTGCCGATGTCGCCAAGCCGCTGCTGTTCTTCGCCTTCAGCATCCCGAAATCGATCTTCCTGCCGATGTTCATCCTGGTGTTCGGCGTCGGCTTCGCCCAGAAGGTCGGCTTCGGCTTCTTCTCAACGATATTCATCGTGATCATGTCGACCACGACGGCGGTGGAGTCGGTCAAGGTCGAGCATCTGACGGTGGCGCGCTCCTATGGCGCCACGCCGATGCAGACCGCGTTCCGGGTCTACCTGCCAAGCATGCTGCCGGTGCTGCTCGAAGCGCTGCGGATCTCCATGATCTTCAACCTCACCGGCGTGATCCTCGCCGAGATGTACGCCTCGCGCGACGGCATCGGGCACCAGATCGCGACCTGGGGCGAAAATTTCCAGATGAAGCAGCTCCTCGCCGGCGTCGTGATGGTCGCCGCGATCGCCATGACCTTCAACGAACTTGTCAGATGGGTGGAAACGCGATGCAGCCATTGGCGAACGTGA
- a CDS encoding ABC transporter substrate-binding protein — MKINRRHAFMSLVAAAILTGPASAADTIRVGLPTKTYWPTTIAETAVRQKLFEKEGIKAELTIYRSGAETFEGMAAGAADIILDPPSLVSAGRKKGVMSRIVANAAMGNFGWQLMVPTKSTLDVKDLNGKKVAITAAGSGSDLLALWTIQDKKIDFTRVPVGGGGLVPNLLAGNVEAAVVYSPLSFQISKSGEAKTILDYATAVPPNLTAGWIVLDKFAEAKPQLVQKAVNALYGAVAFMRANRDVTVKLIAELYEMPPEIAGLEYDNTIMKLETSGDMGAANVSAAVQLSLDLAKLGGLKDIVPVEDVISTKFKPVPTK, encoded by the coding sequence ATGAAGATCAATCGCCGTCATGCGTTCATGTCGCTCGTTGCCGCCGCGATTCTGACGGGACCTGCGAGCGCCGCCGACACCATCCGCGTCGGCCTGCCCACGAAGACCTACTGGCCGACGACGATCGCCGAGACCGCGGTGCGCCAAAAGCTGTTCGAGAAGGAAGGCATCAAGGCCGAGCTGACCATCTATCGCAGCGGCGCGGAGACCTTCGAGGGCATGGCAGCAGGCGCGGCCGACATCATCCTCGACCCGCCGTCGCTGGTGTCCGCCGGACGCAAGAAGGGCGTGATGTCGCGCATCGTCGCCAACGCCGCAATGGGCAATTTCGGCTGGCAGTTGATGGTGCCGACCAAGTCCACGCTCGACGTCAAGGACCTCAACGGCAAGAAGGTGGCGATCACCGCGGCCGGCTCGGGCTCGGACCTGCTTGCGCTGTGGACCATCCAGGACAAGAAGATCGACTTCACGCGTGTCCCCGTCGGCGGCGGCGGCCTTGTGCCGAACCTTTTGGCCGGCAATGTCGAGGCCGCCGTGGTCTATTCGCCGCTGAGCTTCCAGATCTCGAAATCCGGCGAAGCCAAGACCATCCTCGACTACGCGACCGCGGTTCCGCCCAACCTCACCGCAGGCTGGATCGTGCTCGACAAATTCGCCGAGGCCAAGCCTCAGCTGGTGCAGAAGGCCGTCAACGCCCTCTACGGCGCGGTCGCGTTCATGCGCGCCAACCGCGACGTCACCGTCAAGCTGATCGCCGAGCTCTACGAAATGCCGCCGGAGATCGCCGGCCTGGAATACGACAACACGATCATGAAGCTCGAGACCAGCGGCGACATGGGGGCGGCCAATGTGAGCGCCGCCGTGCAGCTGTCGCTCGACCTCGCCAAGCTCGGCGGGCTCAAGGACATCGTGCCGGTGGAGGACGTGATCTCGACCAAGTTCAAGCCCGTCCCGACCAAGTAG
- a CDS encoding GntR family transcriptional regulator produces MSGNPGDGPRSLTSALHERLRADILAARLMPGQKLHIAGLAKQFSVSLAAVREALSRLVADGLVQASDQRGFRVSPVSLADLADVTQTRIDIEGLALRRSIERGDDAWLASVKSTWAALKAVPYHYPDDPTVHYEEWVIRHRIFHRALVNACGSPWLLGFRDVLHEQSERYRRLSIRREPGVKPRDVEAEHEAIVAAVMKRDADAAVRALSEHFGTTKEFVELAASRIAEVSRTT; encoded by the coding sequence ATGTCCGGAAACCCCGGCGATGGTCCGCGCAGCCTGACCTCGGCGCTGCATGAGCGGCTGCGCGCCGACATCCTGGCGGCGCGGCTGATGCCGGGCCAGAAGCTGCACATCGCCGGCCTCGCCAAGCAGTTTTCGGTGAGCCTTGCCGCCGTCCGCGAGGCGCTGTCGCGGCTCGTCGCCGACGGTCTCGTGCAGGCGTCGGACCAGCGCGGCTTCCGCGTCAGCCCGGTGTCGCTCGCCGATCTCGCCGACGTGACCCAGACCCGGATCGACATCGAGGGGCTCGCGCTGCGACGTTCGATCGAGCGCGGCGATGATGCCTGGCTCGCCTCGGTGAAGTCGACCTGGGCGGCGCTGAAAGCCGTCCCCTATCACTACCCCGATGATCCGACCGTGCATTACGAGGAATGGGTGATCCGTCACCGCATCTTCCATCGTGCGCTGGTCAATGCCTGCGGCTCGCCATGGCTGCTCGGCTTCCGCGACGTGTTGCACGAGCAAAGCGAGCGATATCGCCGTCTCTCGATCCGTCGCGAGCCCGGCGTCAAGCCGCGCGACGTCGAGGCCGAGCACGAGGCGATCGTCGCTGCCGTGATGAAGCGCGATGCGGATGCGGCAGTTCGCGCCTTGTCAGAGCATTTCGGCACGACCAAGGAATTCGTCGAGCTCGCCGCCTCGCGCATTGCGGAGGTGAGCCGCACGACCTGA
- a CDS encoding adenylate/guanylate cyclase domain-containing protein, which yields MAGANDKTRFLREGLFAKYVVSLVGLVVFVLAVNGAMETWISYRATRTQLTDGLEDRAQGAARRIEQSISELERQISWVTRASQDTLEKRRADYASLLHQVSVVNQLFQLNGEGREVLRVSRQSTTTGSNADLSRDMRFTETVARGVSYAPAWFADRTPYMSISVAHSGFNAGVTVAEIDLSFLSELLSDAQVGKAAFAYVVDPRGRVLATSSRGPDVGKDLSKLPQVAAAIAPGGEPATSGTDFNGHSVMSAASTVPKLGWSVLFEQPTTQALMPIRDQLVRIALLIGMGLMVAILAGTLLARRMIIPITALRDGAHKLGEGDFSHRIDVHTSDELEDLAGQFNRMADQIQETYSNLETKVDERTRDLAQSNHELKVLEEVGRAVASSLDLNAVLPTIAARAIEITHADAVLIYGYDATERRFNLVEAGGIDRSAEGAHVTIEEGANILSDAAVSGAPIALADLDEAAEQPLRDVAINAGFHSVLVVPLVDQQGTLGSLVVLRRASGAFAPSIIGLMRTFANQAVLAMRNARLFTEVDHKGRELAAANETVRAQADKLKQQTEQLKDWNKSLEARVKTQLGEIERIRKLERFLAPQVAQLIASSDSPEGLLTSQRREVTVVFCDLRGFTAFTEATEPEEAMNVLREYHAALGKLIFKYEGTLDKYAGDGVMVLFNAPIQFEDHTKRAVKMAMEMRDTIGPLTERWRNRGHSLGFGIGIALGYATLGQVGFEQRLEYAAIGSVTNLASRLCGEAKAGQVVVSRRVYGMVEPWVEARALDDLQLKGFNHPVLAMEILSWREEVDNVVDASAARRRG from the coding sequence ATGGCAGGAGCGAACGACAAGACACGGTTTCTGCGCGAGGGCCTGTTCGCCAAATACGTCGTCTCCCTCGTCGGCCTCGTCGTGTTCGTGCTCGCTGTCAACGGCGCGATGGAGACCTGGATCTCCTATCGCGCCACCCGGACGCAGCTGACCGATGGGCTGGAGGACCGGGCGCAAGGCGCCGCCCGGCGGATCGAGCAGTCGATCTCGGAGCTCGAGCGCCAGATCAGCTGGGTGACCCGGGCGAGCCAGGACACGCTCGAGAAGCGCCGCGCCGACTATGCGTCGCTGCTGCACCAGGTCTCCGTCGTCAACCAGCTGTTCCAGCTCAACGGCGAGGGCCGCGAGGTGCTGCGCGTCTCGCGGCAGTCGACCACGACCGGCAGCAATGCCGACCTCTCCCGCGACATGCGCTTCACCGAGACAGTCGCCCGCGGCGTCAGCTACGCGCCGGCCTGGTTCGCGGACCGGACGCCGTACATGTCGATCTCGGTGGCGCATTCCGGCTTCAACGCCGGCGTCACGGTCGCCGAGATCGATCTCAGCTTCCTCTCGGAGCTGCTGTCGGATGCCCAGGTCGGCAAGGCGGCCTTTGCCTATGTGGTCGATCCGCGCGGCCGCGTGCTGGCGACGTCCTCGAGAGGGCCCGACGTCGGCAAGGACCTGTCGAAGCTGCCGCAGGTCGCGGCCGCGATCGCGCCCGGCGGCGAGCCCGCCACGTCGGGCACCGACTTCAACGGCCATTCGGTGATGAGCGCCGCGAGCACGGTGCCGAAGCTCGGCTGGAGCGTGCTGTTCGAGCAGCCGACCACCCAGGCCCTGATGCCGATCCGCGACCAGCTGGTGCGCATCGCGCTGCTCATCGGCATGGGCCTGATGGTCGCGATCCTCGCCGGCACCCTGCTCGCCCGCCGCATGATCATCCCGATCACGGCGCTGCGCGACGGCGCCCACAAGCTCGGCGAGGGCGATTTCAGCCACCGCATCGACGTGCACACCTCGGACGAGCTGGAGGACCTCGCCGGCCAGTTCAACCGCATGGCCGATCAGATCCAGGAGACCTATTCGAACCTGGAGACCAAGGTCGACGAGCGCACCCGCGATCTCGCGCAGTCGAACCACGAGCTCAAGGTGCTGGAAGAGGTCGGCCGTGCGGTCGCCTCCTCGCTCGATCTCAACGCCGTGCTGCCGACGATCGCGGCCCGCGCCATCGAGATCACCCATGCCGATGCCGTGCTGATCTACGGCTACGACGCCACAGAGCGCCGCTTCAACCTGGTCGAGGCGGGCGGCATCGACAGATCGGCCGAGGGTGCGCATGTCACCATCGAGGAAGGGGCGAACATCCTCAGCGATGCCGCGGTCAGCGGCGCGCCGATCGCGCTGGCCGATCTCGACGAAGCCGCCGAGCAGCCGCTGCGCGACGTCGCGATCAATGCCGGTTTCCACTCGGTGCTGGTGGTGCCGCTGGTCGATCAGCAGGGCACGCTGGGCTCGCTGGTGGTGTTGCGCCGTGCCAGCGGCGCGTTCGCCCCCAGCATCATCGGCCTGATGCGCACCTTCGCCAACCAGGCGGTGCTGGCGATGCGCAATGCGCGGCTGTTCACCGAGGTCGATCACAAGGGCCGCGAGCTGGCGGCCGCGAACGAGACCGTGCGCGCCCAGGCCGACAAGCTCAAGCAGCAGACCGAGCAGCTCAAGGACTGGAACAAGTCGCTGGAGGCGCGGGTCAAGACCCAGCTCGGCGAGATCGAGCGCATTCGCAAGCTCGAGCGTTTCCTGGCACCGCAGGTGGCGCAGCTGATCGCCTCCTCCGACAGCCCCGAAGGGCTGCTCACCAGCCAGCGCCGCGAGGTGACCGTGGTGTTCTGCGATTTGCGCGGCTTCACTGCGTTCACGGAAGCAACCGAGCCGGAAGAGGCGATGAATGTGCTGCGCGAATATCACGCCGCGCTCGGCAAGCTGATCTTCAAATACGAGGGCACACTCGACAAATATGCCGGCGACGGCGTGATGGTGCTGTTCAACGCGCCGATCCAGTTCGAGGACCACACCAAGCGCGCCGTGAAGATGGCGATGGAGATGCGCGACACCATCGGCCCGCTGACCGAGCGCTGGCGCAATCGCGGCCACAGCCTCGGCTTCGGCATCGGCATCGCGCTCGGCTATGCCACGCTCGGCCAGGTCGGCTTCGAGCAGCGGCTGGAATATGCCGCGATCGGCAGCGTCACCAACCTCGCCTCCCGCCTCTGCGGCGAGGCCAAGGCCGGCCAGGTCGTGGTCAGCCGCCGCGTCTACGGCATGGTCGAGCCGTGGGTCGAGGCCCGCGCCCTCGACGATCTCCAGCTCAAGGGCTTCAATCACCCCGTGCTTGCGATGGAGATCCTGTCCTGGCGCGAGGAGGTGGACAACGTGGTCGACGCCTCCGCGGCAAGGCGGCGAGGTTAA
- a CDS encoding AsmA family protein, with amino-acid sequence MRALKFVGAALAVVIVVIAILLVVGIPSGFLTATIAARVESATGYRLSIDGTTKISLWPTLNVTLNDLTLQDPKDRNGITRLTIDSVQADMSLSSVWSGRPNISELVVTHPVLYQPLLRERLPNAGSSSRPLTLDTGGATIGQIRIIDGEVAFARVRDRVEGRISAINADALVGRDRKLDITGTARVGEHPTKFDVKATTPAAPGERQAIPVDFAIDMPSVLKSQLAGHAEMRMNGDVVMINGVNGRLGDGTFNGWASVDIASKPLVKVDLDFQRLAIPLAKSPQGTAGQPWSNAPIDVSGLNYVDAQVRISANEAVIGDARIAPLALDAKLAGGVLKAGTANLGAYGGQVSGEVILDATTGAPSFAMHSDLVGVRALPLLQGLAQFDHIDGKLQAKLALRSAGTSQRALMANMQGTAFVNFQDGAIRGINVAQMIRSLTTSTLSGWQENQNASQEQSTDLSQLSASFRIDKGQAVTTDLNLIGPLVRVTGAGTIALDTKMMGFRVEPKLVMTTEGQGRTSDPVGFGIPVMIQGTWSQPRIYPDMAGMLDNPDAAYAKLREMGKGLFGPDGAGLGNILGNLGLGGTAPGGNAAGNANPQGQQPGQNNLLGGPLGEAIGNLLQQGLSSGAGPGAGAGTGRSRSLPATPSTPAPQASPAPPAQDDASVTQQDSQPMNDVLRQLFNR; translated from the coding sequence ATGAGAGCACTGAAGTTCGTCGGCGCGGCACTGGCCGTCGTCATCGTCGTGATCGCAATCCTGCTGGTGGTCGGGATCCCCTCCGGCTTTCTGACCGCGACGATTGCCGCGCGGGTGGAGAGCGCGACCGGCTATCGCCTGTCGATCGACGGCACCACCAAGATCAGCCTGTGGCCGACGCTGAACGTCACCCTGAACGACCTCACGCTGCAGGACCCGAAGGACCGCAACGGCATCACGCGCCTGACGATCGACAGCGTGCAGGCGGACATGTCGCTCTCCAGCGTGTGGTCGGGCCGCCCCAACATCAGCGAGCTCGTCGTCACCCATCCCGTGCTCTACCAGCCGCTGCTGCGTGAGCGCCTGCCGAATGCCGGCAGCTCGTCCAGGCCGCTCACGCTCGACACGGGCGGCGCGACCATCGGCCAGATCAGGATCATCGACGGCGAGGTTGCCTTCGCGCGGGTGCGCGATCGCGTCGAGGGCCGCATCAGCGCCATCAATGCCGATGCCCTCGTCGGCCGCGACCGCAAGCTCGACATCACCGGCACTGCGCGCGTCGGCGAGCACCCGACCAAGTTCGACGTCAAGGCGACCACACCGGCGGCGCCGGGCGAGCGGCAGGCGATTCCGGTCGATTTCGCCATCGACATGCCCAGCGTGCTGAAGTCCCAGCTCGCAGGGCATGCCGAGATGCGGATGAACGGCGATGTCGTGATGATCAACGGCGTGAACGGCAGGCTCGGCGACGGAACGTTCAACGGCTGGGCGTCGGTCGACATCGCAAGCAAGCCTCTGGTCAAGGTCGATCTCGACTTCCAGCGGCTCGCGATTCCGCTGGCGAAATCGCCGCAGGGTACGGCCGGCCAGCCCTGGAGCAATGCGCCGATCGACGTGTCCGGGCTCAATTATGTCGACGCGCAGGTGAGGATCTCGGCGAACGAGGCCGTGATCGGCGATGCGCGCATCGCGCCACTCGCGCTCGATGCCAAGCTCGCCGGAGGCGTGCTGAAGGCCGGCACGGCCAATCTCGGCGCCTATGGCGGCCAGGTCTCGGGCGAGGTGATCCTGGACGCGACCACCGGCGCGCCGAGCTTTGCCATGCATTCCGACCTCGTCGGCGTGCGGGCACTGCCGCTGCTCCAGGGTCTCGCCCAGTTCGACCATATCGACGGCAAGCTGCAGGCCAAGCTCGCCTTGCGCAGCGCCGGCACCAGCCAGCGCGCGCTGATGGCGAACATGCAGGGCACGGCCTTCGTCAATTTCCAGGACGGCGCGATCCGCGGCATCAATGTCGCGCAGATGATCCGCTCGCTGACCACGAGCACGCTGTCGGGCTGGCAGGAAAACCAGAACGCGAGCCAGGAGCAGAGCACGGACCTGTCGCAGCTCTCGGCCTCCTTCCGCATCGACAAGGGTCAGGCGGTGACGACCGATCTCAATCTGATCGGGCCGCTGGTGCGGGTCACCGGCGCCGGCACCATCGCCCTCGACACCAAGATGATGGGCTTTCGTGTCGAGCCGAAGCTCGTGATGACGACGGAAGGCCAGGGCCGCACCTCCGATCCGGTCGGTTTCGGCATTCCCGTGATGATCCAGGGCACTTGGTCGCAACCGCGGATCTATCCCGATATGGCGGGCATGCTGGACAATCCGGATGCCGCCTATGCCAAGCTGCGCGAGATGGGCAAGGGCCTGTTCGGTCCTGACGGCGCCGGGCTCGGCAATATCCTGGGCAACCTCGGTCTCGGTGGCACCGCACCGGGCGGCAACGCGGCGGGCAATGCCAATCCGCAAGGTCAACAGCCGGGACAGAACAATTTGCTCGGCGGCCCGTTGGGCGAGGCCATCGGCAATCTGCTCCAGCAGGGCCTGTCAAGCGGCGCGGGGCCAGGCGCCGGTGCTGGCACCGGCCGCAGCCGCAGCCTGCCGGCAACACCATCCACGCCGGCCCCACAGGCCTCCCCGGCGCCCCCGGCTCAGGACGACGCATCGGTGACGCAGCAAGACAGTCAGCCAATGAACGACGTGCTGCGGCAGCTCTTCAATCGGTGA
- a CDS encoding Crp/Fnr family transcriptional regulator, translating to MSKQAEFAVILKMNAMFADLGADELQRLSNLCHTQHLANGELLFQKGDPGNALFGVRRGQVRIETGASDGSRLTLNFMGPGDLFGEVAVLDGQSRTADATAGETSELFVLRREDFLGFLEREPKVAIKIIALLCQRIRWQSERMEESMLQPLPVRLARRLCALAADFGSEVHISQEQLGVFVGAARESVNRQLQAWRKEAILDLQRGRILLRNMTKLTAIARNE from the coding sequence ATGAGCAAGCAGGCCGAATTTGCGGTCATCCTGAAGATGAACGCGATGTTCGCGGATCTCGGCGCGGACGAGCTCCAGCGGTTGTCCAATCTCTGCCACACCCAGCATCTGGCCAATGGCGAGCTGCTGTTCCAGAAAGGCGATCCCGGCAACGCGCTGTTCGGCGTGCGCCGTGGCCAGGTCCGGATCGAGACCGGCGCCTCCGACGGCAGCCGGCTGACGCTGAATTTCATGGGTCCGGGCGACCTGTTCGGCGAGGTTGCGGTCCTGGACGGCCAGAGCCGCACCGCGGATGCGACCGCGGGCGAGACCAGCGAGTTGTTCGTGCTGCGGCGCGAGGATTTCCTCGGCTTCCTCGAGCGCGAGCCGAAAGTCGCGATCAAGATCATCGCGCTGCTGTGCCAGCGCATCCGCTGGCAGAGCGAGCGCATGGAAGAGTCCATGCTGCAGCCGCTGCCGGTGCGGCTGGCGCGGCGGCTCTGCGCACTCGCCGCCGATTTCGGCTCCGAGGTGCACATCTCGCAGGAGCAGCTCGGCGTCTTCGTCGGCGCCGCCCGCGAAAGCGTCAACCGCCAGCTTCAGGCCTGGCGCAAGGAGGCGATTCTGGATCTCCAGCGCGGCCGCATTCTCTTGCGGAACATGACCAAGCTGACGGCGATCGCGCGGAACGAGTAG
- a CDS encoding efflux RND transporter permease subunit translates to MALNISAWSIRNPLPSVVFSIILLVLGWVSFTKLAVTRLPSADIPVISVVVSQFGAAPAELESQVTKTVEDAVSGVEGVRHITSSITDGVSVTTIQFALETNTDRALNDVKDAVTRVRSNLPQNVTEPLIQRVDVIGLPIVTYAAISPGKTPEQLSYFVDDVVKRALQGVRGVAQVERIGGVEREILVSLDPDRLQAMGLTAVNVSQSLRGTNVDVAGGRAEIGKNDQAIRTLAGAKTLGDLAGTMIPLFGGGEVRLDDLGTVTDTIADRRTFARFNGEPIVALGIKRSKGASDVKVAEAVQKRIDALKAAYPDVDLKVIDTSVEYTNGNYHAAISTLFEGAILAVVIVLLFLRDLRATIIAAISLPLSIFPAFWAMDLLGFSLNLVSFLAITLSTGILVDDAIVEIENIVRHMNMGKSPYRAALEAADEIGLAVIAISLTIIAIFAPASFMSGIAGQFFKQFGITVSVQVFFSLLAARFVTPVLAAYFLKHHAHEEPPPGRVLRAYHGIVAWSVKHHFITVLIGLGVFAASIWSITLLPQGFLPAQDSARSLLALELPPGTQLAYTEKVTEDIVARLRKRPEVKSIFVDGGRVPPGTQEVRRASLIINYTPKDDRDITQRELESSISQELENIPDIRFWFLDENGLRAISLVVTGVDANIVNNFASELATQMKRIPTISNVISETTLERPELRVQPRADLAARLGVSTESLSQTIRVATIGDVGPALAKFDVGDRLVPIRVQLEDAARGNLKTLEQLRVPLGERGEKGGVPLSVIADVKLDQGPTSINRYDRERQATVAADLVGSAALGDATKKIYDLPVMKSRPKGVKVSPSGDAESLNELSDGFATAITAGLMMVYAVLVLLFGTFLQPITILFSLPLSIGGAIAALLVTGKQLTTPVWIGILMLMGIVTKNAIMLVEFAIEAIKAGKPREEAMIDAGMKRARPIVMTTIAMAAGMMPSALAVGAGGEFRSPMALAVIGGLIFSTILSLVFVPAMFMVMDDFGALIWRFAKRLIVHSEDSELGGHHAAAGATPADAAPAPTNVARPAAE, encoded by the coding sequence ATGGCTCTCAATATCTCGGCATGGTCGATCCGTAATCCACTGCCGTCGGTCGTCTTCTCGATCATCCTGCTGGTTCTCGGCTGGGTCTCCTTCACCAAGCTCGCCGTGACGCGGCTGCCGTCGGCCGACATTCCCGTGATCTCGGTCGTGGTCTCGCAATTCGGCGCGGCGCCCGCCGAACTCGAATCGCAGGTCACCAAGACGGTCGAAGACGCGGTCTCCGGCGTCGAGGGCGTGCGGCACATCACCTCCTCGATCACCGACGGCGTCTCGGTCACCACGATCCAGTTCGCGCTGGAGACCAACACCGACCGCGCCCTCAACGACGTCAAGGACGCGGTGACGCGCGTGCGCTCCAACCTGCCGCAGAATGTCACCGAGCCGCTGATCCAGCGCGTCGACGTGATCGGCCTGCCGATCGTCACCTATGCCGCGATCTCGCCCGGCAAGACGCCGGAGCAGCTCTCCTATTTCGTCGACGACGTGGTCAAGCGCGCGCTGCAAGGCGTCCGCGGCGTCGCCCAGGTCGAGCGCATCGGCGGTGTCGAGCGCGAGATCCTGGTCTCGCTCGACCCGGACCGTTTGCAGGCCATGGGCCTGACCGCCGTCAATGTCAGCCAGAGCCTGCGCGGCACCAATGTCGACGTCGCCGGCGGCCGCGCCGAGATCGGCAAGAACGACCAGGCGATCCGCACGCTCGCGGGCGCCAAGACGCTGGGCGACCTCGCAGGCACGATGATCCCGCTGTTCGGCGGCGGCGAGGTCCGACTCGACGATCTCGGCACCGTCACCGACACCATCGCCGACCGCCGCACCTTCGCCCGCTTCAACGGCGAGCCCATCGTCGCGCTCGGCATCAAGCGCTCCAAGGGCGCCAGCGACGTGAAAGTGGCCGAGGCCGTGCAGAAGCGCATCGACGCGCTCAAGGCCGCCTATCCCGACGTCGACCTGAAGGTGATCGACACCTCGGTCGAATACACCAACGGCAATTACCACGCCGCGATCTCGACCCTGTTCGAAGGCGCCATCCTCGCCGTCGTCATCGTGCTATTGTTCCTGCGTGACCTGCGCGCCACCATCATCGCCGCGATCTCGCTGCCGCTGTCGATCTTCCCGGCATTCTGGGCGATGGACCTGCTCGGCTTCTCGCTGAATCTCGTCAGCTTCCTCGCCATCACGCTGTCGACGGGCATCCTCGTCGACGACGCCATCGTCGAGATCGAGAACATCGTACGGCACATGAACATGGGCAAGTCGCCCTATCGCGCCGCCCTCGAAGCCGCCGACGAGATCGGCCTCGCGGTGATCGCGATCTCGCTAACGATCATCGCGATCTTCGCGCCCGCGAGCTTCATGTCGGGCATCGCCGGACAGTTCTTCAAGCAGTTCGGCATCACCGTTTCGGTGCAGGTGTTCTTCTCGCTGCTCGCGGCGCGATTCGTCACGCCGGTGCTGGCCGCCTACTTCCTCAAACACCATGCGCATGAGGAGCCGCCGCCCGGCCGCGTGTTGCGGGCCTACCATGGCATCGTGGCCTGGTCGGTGAAGCATCATTTCATCACGGTGCTGATCGGCCTCGGCGTCTTCGCCGCCTCGATCTGGAGCATCACGCTGCTGCCGCAGGGCTTCCTGCCGGCACAGGACAGCGCCCGCTCGCTGCTCGCCCTCGAGCTGCCGCCTGGCACTCAGCTCGCCTACACCGAAAAGGTCACCGAGGACATCGTCGCGCGCCTGCGCAAACGGCCCGAGGTGAAGAGCATCTTCGTCGACGGCGGGCGCGTTCCACCGGGCACCCAGGAAGTCCGGCGCGCATCTCTGATCATCAACTACACGCCCAAGGACGACCGCGACATCACCCAGCGCGAGCTAGAATCCTCGATCAGCCAGGAACTGGAGAACATTCCCGATATCCGCTTCTGGTTCCTCGACGAGAACGGCCTGCGCGCGATCTCGCTGGTGGTGACCGGCGTCGACGCCAACATCGTCAACAATTTCGCGAGCGAGCTCGCGACGCAGATGAAGCGGATTCCAACCATCTCCAACGTGATCTCGGAAACCACGCTGGAGCGGCCCGAGCTGCGCGTCCAGCCGCGCGCCGATCTCGCCGCACGGCTCGGGGTCTCGACCGAAAGCCTGTCGCAGACCATCCGCGTCGCCACCATCGGCGACGTCGGCCCCGCGCTCGCCAAGTTCGACGTCGGCGACCGCCTGGTGCCGATCCGCGTGCAGCTCGAGGATGCCGCACGCGGCAACCTCAAGACCCTCGAGCAGTTGCGCGTGCCGCTCGGCGAGCGCGGCGAGAAGGGCGGCGTGCCGCTCTCGGTCATCGCCGACGTCAAGCTCGACCAGGGTCCGACCAGCATCAACCGCTACGATCGCGAACGGCAGGCGACCGTCGCGGCAGACCTCGTCGGTTCTGCCGCGCTCGGCGACGCGACCAAGAAGATCTACGACTTGCCGGTGATGAAGAGCCGGCCGAAGGGCGTGAAGGTCTCGCCCTCCGGCGACGCCGAAAGCCTCAACGAGCTGTCCGACGGCTTCGCCACCGCGATCACGGCGGGCCTGATGATGGTCTACGCCGTGCTGGTGCTGTTGTTCGGCACCTTCCTCCAGCCCATCACCATCCTGTTCTCGCTGCCGCTCTCGATCGGCGGCGCGATCGCCGCCCTGCTCGTCACCGGCAAGCAGCTCACGACGCCGGTGTGGATCGGCATCCTGATGCTGATGGGCATCGTCACCAAGAACGCGATCATGCTGGTGGAGTTCGCCATCGAGGCCATCAAGGCCGGCAAGCCGCGCGAGGAAGCGATGATCGACGCCGGCATGAAACGCGCCCGCCCGATCGTGATGACCACGATCGCGATGGCCGCGGGCATGATGCCGAGCGCGCTCGCGGTTGGCGCCGGCGGCGAATTCCGCTCGCCGATGGCCCTCGCGGTGATCGGCGGCCTGATCTTCTCGACCATCCTGTCGCTGGTGTTCGTGCCCGCGATGTTCATGGTGATGGACGATTTTGGCGCCCTGATCTGGCGGTTCGCCAAGCGGCTGATCGTGCACAGCGAAGATTCCGAACTTGGCGGTCATCACGCAGCGGCGGGCGCGACTCCGGCGGACGCCGCACCGGCGCCGACGAACGTCGCGCGCCCCGCGGCGGAGTAG